CGTTCGAGATGCCGGATGGCGAATTCGTTGCCGCGGTAGCGGAGGCCGCCGACTGCGGCATCCTGCTGGACCTGCACAACGTCTACTGCAACGAGCGAAACGGCCGCACGACCCTCGATACCTTCATCGCCGCGCTCCCTCTAGAACGGGTCTGGGAAGTTCATCTGGCCGGGGGAGATGAGGCGGACGGGGTCTGGCTCGACGCCCATTGCGGGCGGATGCCGCCGGATCTCGCCGCCCGCGCCCGCGACATCGTCCGGGCTCTGCCCAACCTGGGCGCCATCAACTACGAGATCTACGAGACCTTTCTCGAGAACATGGCGGAGAGCACTCTGGAAGCGATGCTCGACGAACTGGAAGCCCTTTGGAGCGAGGCCGGGCGCGCGAGCCCGACGGCGCCATGCAGCCGCGCCGCTCAGCGCTGCGGGCCGCCCGAGACGGAAGCGCGCCCTTCCCCCCGTGCATGGGAGGACGGCATGACCCGGGCCGTCTGGCAGGCGGCGACCGGCCACCACCCCTTCCCCGACGACAGCGGGGCGATGCGGCTCTACGCACGCTTGGCGCGCAGCTTCCGCGGCTCGATGATGCTGCGGGTGCTTGGCCGCTCCTTGAGGTATCTGATCCTCCGCGAAGCCGATCGCGGCGATAGCATACTGGAGCGCTACTTCAAGGCGGTGCCGCCGCAGCTCTACGCACACCTCGAGGCAAAGGCATTTCGCGGCTGGTCAGTCCAGGCCGGCATCTCCGACCCGCTGCTCGAAGCGCTTATGGACTACGACATCGTGATGGTCGACATGCTGGCGGATCCTCGCCCCCGCGAGGTCACCTTCCCCGGCGACCCCCGCCCGGTCTTCGAAGCGCTTGCGAGGTCCCAACTGCCCGACATGCCCGAGCCGCCCCTATGGGAAATTGAGATCCTGCCCGATCCGGGACAGTCATCCGCCTTCAGGGGGATCGAGGCAGGGAGCTGAGGCAGCCGTGGTGCTGCCCGTCAGTCGTGCAGGCTGCGCCATGGGGGAAAGTCCAAGAGGGCCGTCGTTCCGACGTCGGGCGTGCTTCTCAAAGAGAGTTCGGCGCCATGGAGTGCCGCCAACTTCTGCACCAGCGGCAGGCCCAGCCCAGTGCCGTCATCGGCCTGATTGCCTTCCTTGTGCACCTGGCCGAAGAGCTCCATCGCGGTCTCCAGTTCCTTATCGGTCATGCCGATTCCAGTGTCGGACACCGCGAACCTTATGCCGCCGTCGTCCCGCCTGCTGGCGGCCAACCGAACCTCCCCCCCGGGCGGGGTAAACTTCACCGCGTTGTTCGATAGATTGGTCAGCATCTGGACGACCATCCGGCGGTCGCCGCGGAAGGCCAGCCCCATTGCGGGAATATCGCCGCGCAAGGTAACGCCGCGCCGTTGAGCCAGGCCGGCGACGAAGGATAGAGCCTGGCCGCCAACCACCTCCGCGAGGACCGGGTCGTCGGCGATCTCCCAGTCTTCCGATTCCGCTTTGGAGATATCGAGAACGTCCTCGATAAGGTCGAGCAGGTGTTTTCCCGACCTGCGGATATCCGCGATGTAGCCCCTCTGCCTGTCGCCGAGCGGTCCGATATAGCCGCGCTCCAGCGCTTCGGCGAAGCCGATCACAGCATTGAGCGGCGTCCGGAGCTCATGGCTGACATTGGCGAGGAACCGCGACTTGGCGTGATTGGCACTCTCCGCCTCCTCCTTGGCCTTACGCAGCTCCACCTCGATGCGGCGGCGCGTATGCACCTCTTCCTCAAGATGGCGCCGCTCGATCATGGTTTCCCTGAAGGCCAGGATGGCCTGGGTCATAATGCCGATCTCGTCCCGGTGCGCCGACGCCGGAATCTCGATGTCTCCGTCTCCGGCGGCAAGGCGGTCGAAGGCCAGGGTCACTCTCTCAATCGGGCGGACGACGCGATAGGTAACGAACATCAGACCAGCCGCGCCGAGAAGGGTCGCGGCGATCAGCATTAGGAACTCCATCTGCGCGCCGACAAGCGATTGAGCTGAGAGTCGGCTGGCCTGTTTCTGGCTGACCAGGGAAGCGACGCGCTGGAGTTCGACCGCCTCGGCGATAACCGCCGTCGTGGCGTCGAACCACGGCCTCGCAGCGGCCGGGCGAACGCTTCTATCGACAAGCAGTGACTGGAGTTCCCTTCTCTGCCGTGCCAGTTCGTCGCGATAGGCTTTCTGCACCCGCCGCAAGGCATCCACGAACTCCGGATCGAGGCCCTGTGCCTCACCGATCCTGTCGACAACGAGCAGCACGCTCTCGATCCTGCCGCGGTAGTGCCCGATTTGCTCGAGTTCCTCGGCAGTAGCGGGCCGTCCCGCGGCGATGATGCCGCTGATCAATCCGCGCTCTCGCCCGGCAAATTCGCTCAGGTCCCAAGCGGCCGCGCGGGCTCGCATGGCGCGGACCAGATCGCTGTCTCGGTCGACCTTGTCGCGCAAGGCGAAGCTCAACTGACGCGCAGCCATGATAAGCTCCGTCATCGACGCGAACCAAACCTCGGCCTTCGCCGCCGCCTTGTCGGGGGAACGGTCGATATGCCCTGCGGCCTCGCGGCGCAACTCCTCGACCGCGGCATAGGCCGACAGCATTCGGTCGACAAACCCGGCGGCATCGCTTCGCAGCAGGTCCGAACCTGCGTGCTCGCGAAAATGAGCGATGACCTGGCTTCCCTCGCGCCGCCGTATGCCGATCTGTCTTTCCTCTTCTGAAGTCGGCGCCCGACCGGATTGCAGCGCCGTAAAGACGAGCCCGCGCTCGAAGGCCCAGTTCACCGACGCCTTCATCAGAAGATCGGTACAGTCCGTGATGGTCGCCGCCGTGCTCGCGTCCTTGAACCGGCCCAAGGCGTCGCTGAAGCGCTGAACGGTGGCGATAACCAGCAAGGAGGCAAGCAGACCGATGCCCGCGAAGAGCGCCAGGCGGATGGTGATGCACCTCTTGCTTCCATCGAGCGGTGGCAATGCGATCGTCATCGGCGGACCCCGTCTGAAGAGGGAACAGGCGGCTCATCAAACCCCCGGGAGAGAGCGGGAGATGGAACAGCCCGCCGATAATGTCCCCAGCGGTTGCCCCATCTTTCCTCTCCGGCCCTAGGCCGATGGCCTACCTCCCGTTAGGCCGAACGCACCTCCGTCAGGAAATCGTCGACCTTGCCGCGCAGCGCATCGGCTTGGCTCGACAGGTTCCGCACCGCCGACAGCATCTGCTCCGAGGCCGCACCAGTCTGCTGAGCCCCCTGGCTGACGCCGGAGATGTTCTGCGTGACCTCCTGCGTACCATTGGCCGCTTCCTGGACGTTGCGCGAAATCTCGCTGGTGGCGGCGATCTGCTCCTCAACCGCGGAGGCGATGGATGCCGCGACCTCGTCGATCCTGCGGATCGTCGAGCCGATAATGTCGATGGCGCCGACGGCCTCCTTGGTTTCCGACTGGACCCGGGCGATATGCTCGCCGATCTCGCCCGTCGCCTTGGCGGTCTGATTGGCCAAGGACTTGACTTCCTGGGCGACCACGGCGAAACCCTTCCCGGCCTCACCCGCACGCGCCGCCTCGATCGTGGCATTGAGCGCGAGCAGGTTGGTCTGCTCGGCGATATCCTGGATCAGATCGATTACCGTGCCGATCTTCTCCGCAGCCTCGGCGAGCCCCTGAACCTGCTGGTTGGCGCGCGCCACTTCGTCGACGGCAGAGCGCGCCATCTTGGTGGACTCCGAAACCTGGGAACCGATCTCCTGGCTGGAACTGCTCAGTTCTTCGGTCGCCGAGGAAACGGTCTGGACGTTGGCCGCCGACTGCTGCGCCGCAGACGCGACGGCACCCGACTGCTGACTGGTTTCTTCGGCCACCGCGCTCATGGACTGGGCGGTGCTCTCCAGTTCCGTGCTGGCGGAGGTCACCGCCTCCACCACCGCACCAACATCCGCACTGAACTTGTCGGCCAGTTCGTTCATGGTGCGGCGCTTGTCTTCCTCGGCACGCTTTTCGGCTTCCTGCTGCTCCTCGCGCAGGCGCTCCGTCTCCAAGGCGTTGTCCTTAAAGACCTGCACCGATTGCGCCATCTCGCCGATCTCGTCCTTGCGCGAGGTCCCGGGGATCTCCGCCCTCAGGTCGCCGCCGGCAAGCTGAGTCATAGCCGACGTCATCGCCTGGATCGGCTTTGCCACGCGCCAGACCGCCACCCAGATGGCCGAAGCTCCGATAGCCAGGCAGGCGAGCAGCAGAGCGATGTCGAACAGGAAGGATTGTTGACCGTCACTGGCGGAACGGGCGGCGAAATCCGCAGCGACATCGCTGGCGGTCTTGCCGAGGGCGCTCAACTGGTCGATCGCCGCCGTCGCTTCGGCGATCCAGGCGGCGCCGTCCACGGGGTAGTCGCTGCCGGCGAGCCCGGCTTGATAGACCCCCTGCCGCACGGCCTCGTAGGATTGAAAGAACTTACGGTCGACCTGCGCGGCATCCCCCTTGATGAGGGGCGAAGCATGCTCCGAAGCCAGGTAAGTCTGAACCTGGCTCCAGGCCTGCTCGAGGCGTCCGCGGAAGTTGGCCAGACGCTCCAAGGATTCCAGCGTGATCGTCGAGTTGGAGTCGATGATACCGCCGATCACAGCACGCTCACGCCCGGCGTACTCGCTCATGACCCACAACGCCTGTTTCAGGTCGCGCAGCATCTGGATCTGTGAGGCGATTGTCTGCGGACGGAACTGACTGACCTGGCGCAGGTGCTGCGAGGACATGATCAGGCTCGTGATCGTCGGCACCCAGTTCCCGCTCACTGCTTCGTCGCGCGCCGTCCTCGGCTGGCGCAAGGCCTCATCCACATCCTTGCGGAAGCGGACGACCTGCTGGTAGGCGCTGTTCACCTGACCGATCAAGTCAGCCTTGCCCGGAAAGTCCGGTTCGGCCTGCAGTTCTTCCAGGGCAGCGGTAAAGGCCTGTTCGGCCGCCCGGCGGCGCTGGTCGATGGCGGTGCGGCGCTCGGAGGTGAGCGGCTGCGGCGAAGCCAGGGCGGCGTTGGTGATACCGCGCTCGACGGCCCAATTGCTGGCGCTTTCCAGGAACAGATCCGCGGTGCGGTTGTTCGACTCGACCAGTTGAGACTCGCTCATCTGACGCCAGGCGTCCAAAGCGCTGCCACTCGTCAGAGCGACCACGATGCATACCAGCAACGCACTGACGGCAATCAGGCTGCCGCGAATTGTGAAACGAAACTTGGGCATAACTCACTCTCCATCCCGAAAACCAGAGTGCTGCGGCGTTTCACCGGAACACGTCCATAGGTCGTGGCAATGGAGACGATTAAGCCTTAACAAAAGTTGTAGAAATCTCGAATACTGCATTGTTTGCAATGCCTTAGGTGTTTTCACCTAGTGAGAAAATAGCCGTTCCGATCACGACTGTAGTCAAAGGCGCGCGGAAAGCCTCTGCCGCGCAACACGGCCCCGCTCGCCCGCGGTCATTCCACCAGGCGAAAGGGCCTTGCGCCCTGCCGGGATGCGGCGGAACTAAAGCTGCGTGTGCTCGACGATCGACATGGCCAGAACCTCGGCCAGCAACTTCGTCGTCGTTCCGACCTCCAGCTTCTTCAACAGGTTGGCGCGATGAATGTCCACGGTGCGGTGACTCAAGCCCAGACGAGAGGCGATCTCCTTCACCGAAAAGCCGTCGATGGTCAGTTGCAGAACGTCGTACTCGCGCGGCGACAGCCGGCGCAGATGCTTGCCGAAGCGGCGAGTCGCCGGGGCGCTGAGATCGGTTACCAGCGAAACGGCGACCTGGGCGCCGCCGAGATCTCTCACCGGAGTGACGAGATGCTCACTGGCGAAGCGGGAACCGTCCTTGCGCTGCAGCCAGAAGCGGTGACGAAACACCTTATCGTGCGTAACGAAGGGGCGGGCCCGCTTGCCGAACTCCTCATAGCTCCGCTGGTCGACGTGCAAAATTCGCGTCGAGCGTCCGAGAAGCTCCCCCACTTCATATCCGAAGAGCTGGCAAGCGGTGGGATTGGCCCAAAGGATGGTCCGATGTTGCAGGGTAACGACAAAGGCGGGCCGATCCACCGAGTTGAGGAGCGTGCACAGGAGATCGAAGCTGCAGGGAGGAATACCGCCGCCGGCCCCGGCAGCGGCCCTTCCGCCCACCTCTGGAGCGGCGTGCGAAAGTCCACCGGCCTTGGCCCGCCCTGGGTCGCCGTCTTGGATGATCTTGCGCAGCCATGACGAAACGGTGCCGATCAGCTCCGCGAGGTCATCGTCGCGGCTGCACGGCTTTGCCATCATGAAGACCAGAACCGCTATGGTTCTTCCTGCATGTGTAATCGGCTGGGCGAAGGTCGCCCTCAGCCCGGCCTCTTCGGCCGCAGCGGCGCGCGCGTATTCAGTGAGCGGCATCACGGAAGCATCGCTGAACCAACACGCCGACTGCGTGCTCGCCACTCTTTCGATGAGCGGCGGAGTGCCGGCCTCGGCCGCCGCGAAGGTGCGCGACCTGAAGCCTTGGTAGGCTTGGCGGTTCCCGAACCAGAACGGATGTGGCCGCCAGGCGCGGGAAGGTCCGCCGGGTATCCAGATTTCGGCGTAGTCCCAACCCGAAAACTGACAGATCTCGGCGATAGCCGCCTGAAGCGCCAGTTCCTGGGGGCCGGCCCGCAAGATGGCCTGGATCGCTTGAAGCAGGTTGCCGCCGAACCAACGCGGGTGCTGCTTGCCGGGACAGCCGCAGGCGAAGCGGTCTGCCTTCGACATATGGGTACAACGTCGGCACGCAGCCTCGTCAGGCCCGCAGCCCGCAGCGCCTCTCTCGCCAAGGAGCCGTTCAGGCGATCGACCGGCCGTCGCTTCGCCCCTCGAATAGCTGCCTCTTTCAGGTCGGCTGAGGCGTATGCCCAGCCACGAGCGGTCCTGCCCGTCGAGCCGAAAGAACTCGCTCTGCCAAGAAGTCGCCCCCCCTTTGCCGTCCTCAATTCTGAAGAGAGGAACGGGCAACTCCGGCGACCGCAGGAACTGTTCGATGAAGTCGCGATCCCGCTCTTCGGTATCGATGAAATCCGACAGCTTCATCTGTTGGGCCGCCTGACGGGAGATTCCTGTCAGTTCCACGCCCTCATCGTTGATGGCTTCCAGACGTCCCGATGTGGAAAAGGCAAACACCGGGCCAGGCAGGCGCGCAACGACCTCCTCGATGAAGCCTGCGGTCATCTGACAACCTTCATGGCGACGGATGGCGGAACGGCTGTGACATGATACCGCAATCGGCACGGTATCCCGGTTCATGTGCCAACTTGCATTTCAGCCGCATCGGGAGAACCTGCAAGAGACCTGAATCGATGACGCTACCGCAGGAACAGCCGCCAAGCGGAGCCTGGCGGATCGTTTGGCACTGAACCTCGGCGAAGCGCCGGGGTCCGAACGCAACTCCGCATCAAGTTGTCACAAATCGATCACGGAAATCCACAGCGAATTCACCAGCATGCAATGCGCCGGGGTTTTCCTCTCAATGCGAGCATGCCGTTCGGCGGGGACTGCGCACTGCGGCAGCCGCCGTCAATTCTCTAGACGCCATCATCCCGTCGAGGCGGCAAAACAA
The sequence above is drawn from the Pelagibius sp. CAU 1746 genome and encodes:
- a CDS encoding methyl-accepting chemotaxis protein, whose protein sequence is MPKFRFTIRGSLIAVSALLVCIVVALTSGSALDAWRQMSESQLVESNNRTADLFLESASNWAVERGITNAALASPQPLTSERRTAIDQRRRAAEQAFTAALEELQAEPDFPGKADLIGQVNSAYQQVVRFRKDVDEALRQPRTARDEAVSGNWVPTITSLIMSSQHLRQVSQFRPQTIASQIQMLRDLKQALWVMSEYAGRERAVIGGIIDSNSTITLESLERLANFRGRLEQAWSQVQTYLASEHASPLIKGDAAQVDRKFFQSYEAVRQGVYQAGLAGSDYPVDGAAWIAEATAAIDQLSALGKTASDVAADFAARSASDGQQSFLFDIALLLACLAIGASAIWVAVWRVAKPIQAMTSAMTQLAGGDLRAEIPGTSRKDEIGEMAQSVQVFKDNALETERLREEQQEAEKRAEEDKRRTMNELADKFSADVGAVVEAVTSASTELESTAQSMSAVAEETSQQSGAVASAAQQSAANVQTVSSATEELSSSSQEIGSQVSESTKMARSAVDEVARANQQVQGLAEAAEKIGTVIDLIQDIAEQTNLLALNATIEAARAGEAGKGFAVVAQEVKSLANQTAKATGEIGEHIARVQSETKEAVGAIDIIGSTIRRIDEVAASIASAVEEQIAATSEISRNVQEAANGTQEVTQNISGVSQGAQQTGAASEQMLSAVRNLSSQADALRGKVDDFLTEVRSA
- a CDS encoding PAS domain-containing protein translates to MTAGFIEEVVARLPGPVFAFSTSGRLEAINDEGVELTGISRQAAQQMKLSDFIDTEERDRDFIEQFLRSPELPVPLFRIEDGKGGATSWQSEFFRLDGQDRSWLGIRLSRPERGSYSRGEATAGRSPERLLGERGAAGCGPDEAACRRCTHMSKADRFACGCPGKQHPRWFGGNLLQAIQAILRAGPQELALQAAIAEICQFSGWDYAEIWIPGGPSRAWRPHPFWFGNRQAYQGFRSRTFAAAEAGTPPLIERVASTQSACWFSDASVMPLTEYARAAAAEEAGLRATFAQPITHAGRTIAVLVFMMAKPCSRDDDLAELIGTVSSWLRKIIQDGDPGRAKAGGLSHAAPEVGGRAAAGAGGGIPPCSFDLLCTLLNSVDRPAFVVTLQHRTILWANPTACQLFGYEVGELLGRSTRILHVDQRSYEEFGKRARPFVTHDKVFRHRFWLQRKDGSRFASEHLVTPVRDLGGAQVAVSLVTDLSAPATRRFGKHLRRLSPREYDVLQLTIDGFSVKEIASRLGLSHRTVDIHRANLLKKLEVGTTTKLLAEVLAMSIVEHTQL
- a CDS encoding histidine kinase dimerization/phospho-acceptor domain-containing protein, with the protein product MTIALPPLDGSKRCITIRLALFAGIGLLASLLVIATVQRFSDALGRFKDASTAATITDCTDLLMKASVNWAFERGLVFTALQSGRAPTSEEERQIGIRRREGSQVIAHFREHAGSDLLRSDAAGFVDRMLSAYAAVEELRREAAGHIDRSPDKAAAKAEVWFASMTELIMAARQLSFALRDKVDRDSDLVRAMRARAAAWDLSEFAGRERGLISGIIAAGRPATAEELEQIGHYRGRIESVLLVVDRIGEAQGLDPEFVDALRRVQKAYRDELARQRRELQSLLVDRSVRPAAARPWFDATTAVIAEAVELQRVASLVSQKQASRLSAQSLVGAQMEFLMLIAATLLGAAGLMFVTYRVVRPIERVTLAFDRLAAGDGDIEIPASAHRDEIGIMTQAILAFRETMIERRHLEEEVHTRRRIEVELRKAKEEAESANHAKSRFLANVSHELRTPLNAVIGFAEALERGYIGPLGDRQRGYIADIRRSGKHLLDLIEDVLDISKAESEDWEIADDPVLAEVVGGQALSFVAGLAQRRGVTLRGDIPAMGLAFRGDRRMVVQMLTNLSNNAVKFTPPGGEVRLAASRRDDGGIRFAVSDTGIGMTDKELETAMELFGQVHKEGNQADDGTGLGLPLVQKLAALHGAELSLRSTPDVGTTALLDFPPWRSLHD
- a CDS encoding DUF692 family multinuclear iron-containing protein, with product MVYTPALRSFLQGHIDRLGVLEIEPQTMWLADDAIEGPFRENPSFIEAISALPVAKLIHSVGMPLGGTRRPHPDQIALTRATAERLDSPWVSEHLSVAGTPHRSAGFLLPPLQTAEGVETAAANIRAFAAGIGRPVAIETGVSYIGRKPFEMPDGEFVAAVAEAADCGILLDLHNVYCNERNGRTTLDTFIAALPLERVWEVHLAGGDEADGVWLDAHCGRMPPDLAARARDIVRALPNLGAINYEIYETFLENMAESTLEAMLDELEALWSEAGRASPTAPCSRAAQRCGPPETEARPSPRAWEDGMTRAVWQAATGHHPFPDDSGAMRLYARLARSFRGSMMLRVLGRSLRYLILREADRGDSILERYFKAVPPQLYAHLEAKAFRGWSVQAGISDPLLEALMDYDIVMVDMLADPRPREVTFPGDPRPVFEALARSQLPDMPEPPLWEIEILPDPGQSSAFRGIEAGS